A stretch of Mycobacterium sp. ITM-2016-00316 DNA encodes these proteins:
- a CDS encoding acyl-CoA dehydrogenase family protein, whose product MTKRVIDSVAEHADQLREQAAEAEKIGKLTDDTVKTMKKIGSIRLLQPKLHGGLEVHPREFAETVMATAALDPSAGWINGVVGVHPYQLAYADPRVGTEVWADDVDTWVASPYAPQGVAVPVDGGYLFNGRWQFSSGTDHCDWIFLGAMIGDSDGKPLMPPQMLHMILPRKDYEIVEDSWDVVGLRGTGSKDVIVKDAFVPAYRTMDAMKVMDGTAQREAGMTETLYLMPWSTMFPLGISSATIGIAEGALAAALDYQRQRVNSSGVAIKDDPYVMYAIGEAAADINAARQELLANADRIYDMVDAGKEVSFEDRAAGRRTQVRAVWRAVSAVDELFARCGGNATRMDKPLQRYWRDVHVGQAHAIHVPSTVYHASALSSLGVDPQGPLRAMI is encoded by the coding sequence ATGACGAAAAGGGTGATCGACAGCGTCGCCGAGCATGCAGATCAGCTCCGCGAACAAGCCGCCGAAGCGGAGAAGATCGGCAAACTGACCGACGACACGGTCAAGACGATGAAGAAGATCGGCAGTATCCGGCTGCTGCAGCCGAAACTGCATGGGGGCCTTGAGGTTCACCCGCGCGAGTTCGCCGAGACGGTCATGGCCACGGCCGCTTTGGACCCCTCGGCGGGATGGATCAACGGCGTGGTCGGCGTGCATCCCTACCAGCTGGCCTACGCCGACCCGCGCGTCGGCACCGAGGTCTGGGCCGACGATGTCGATACCTGGGTCGCGTCGCCGTACGCCCCACAGGGTGTCGCGGTGCCGGTCGACGGCGGCTACCTCTTCAATGGCCGTTGGCAGTTCAGCTCGGGCACCGACCACTGCGACTGGATCTTCCTGGGTGCGATGATCGGCGACAGCGACGGTAAGCCGCTGATGCCCCCGCAGATGCTGCATATGATCCTGCCGCGCAAGGATTACGAGATCGTCGAAGACTCCTGGGACGTCGTGGGGCTGCGGGGCACCGGTTCCAAGGATGTCATCGTCAAAGATGCGTTCGTGCCGGCCTACCGCACCATGGACGCGATGAAGGTGATGGACGGCACCGCACAGCGCGAAGCCGGGATGACCGAGACGCTGTACCTGATGCCGTGGTCGACGATGTTCCCGCTGGGCATCTCCTCTGCCACCATCGGCATCGCCGAGGGTGCGCTCGCCGCGGCGCTCGACTACCAGCGCCAGCGCGTCAATTCCAGCGGGGTGGCCATCAAGGATGACCCCTACGTCATGTACGCCATCGGTGAGGCCGCTGCGGATATCAACGCTGCGCGCCAGGAACTGCTTGCCAACGCCGACCGCATCTACGACATGGTCGACGCCGGCAAGGAGGTGTCGTTCGAGGACCGCGCCGCCGGGCGGCGCACCCAGGTCCGTGCGGTCTGGCGAGCTGTGTCAGCGGTCGACGAGTTGTTCGCCCGGTGTGGCGGCAACGCGACCCGCATGGACAAGCCGTTGCAGCGCTACTGGCGCGACGTTCACGTCGGCCAGGCGCACGCCATTCACGTGCCGAGCACCGTGTATCACGCGTCGGCGCTGAGCTCACTCGGAGTGGACCCGCAGGGCCCGCTGCGGGCAATGATCTAG
- the bphC gene encoding biphenyl-2,3-diol 1,2-dioxygenase — MSLVKSLGYVTIQATDIERWRHFAFGVLGFAEGSGPDHDALYLRIDERAARIIVTPGDTDKIVTVGWEVRDHGALDGIRRALETAGVPYKDLSLTEADARRVEEVIAFEDPAGTSLEVFHGPVLDHSPVVTPFGAKFVTGAQGLGHVVLPALDVNGLFEFYTEVLGFLSRGAFRVPVPPEFGPVRVRFLGINERHHSLALCPAATLRDPGVIHLMVEVDTLDAVGQALDRVNRDGFQLSSTLGRHTNDKMVSFYVRAPGDWDIEFGTEGMRVDESHYTAEEITADSYWGHQWVDDLPAAMRP; from the coding sequence ATGAGCCTCGTCAAGAGCCTGGGCTACGTCACGATCCAGGCCACCGATATCGAACGCTGGCGTCACTTCGCTTTCGGAGTGCTCGGTTTCGCCGAGGGGTCCGGCCCCGATCACGATGCCCTGTATCTGCGCATCGACGAACGCGCGGCACGCATCATCGTCACGCCCGGCGACACCGACAAGATCGTCACGGTCGGATGGGAAGTGCGCGATCATGGCGCCCTCGACGGGATCAGGCGTGCGTTGGAGACCGCAGGCGTGCCCTACAAGGACCTCTCGCTGACCGAGGCGGACGCACGCCGGGTGGAGGAGGTGATCGCCTTCGAAGATCCGGCCGGGACCTCGCTGGAGGTCTTCCACGGCCCGGTGCTCGATCACAGTCCGGTCGTCACGCCGTTCGGGGCGAAGTTCGTCACCGGGGCGCAGGGCCTGGGTCACGTGGTGCTTCCGGCACTGGATGTCAACGGGCTCTTCGAGTTCTACACCGAGGTGCTGGGCTTCCTGTCCCGCGGTGCGTTCCGGGTACCGGTCCCACCGGAGTTCGGGCCGGTGCGGGTGCGCTTTCTCGGCATCAACGAACGCCACCACAGCCTGGCGTTGTGCCCGGCCGCCACTCTGCGCGATCCAGGCGTGATCCACTTGATGGTCGAGGTCGACACGCTGGACGCGGTCGGACAGGCCCTCGATCGGGTCAACAGGGACGGGTTCCAGCTGTCGTCCACCCTGGGTAGGCACACCAACGACAAGATGGTCTCGTTCTATGTGCGCGCTCCCGGCGACTGGGACATCGAGTTCGGCACCGAAGGCATGCGGGTCGACGAAAGCCACTACACGGCAGAGGAAATCACCGCCGACAGCTACTGGGGACACCAGTGGGTCGACGACCTGCCGGCCGCGATGCGCCCATGA
- a CDS encoding FAD-dependent oxidoreductase has protein sequence MTADVSPVAESEITGWDHEADVVIAGYGVAGAAAAVEAARADAEVLVLERTGSWGGAAAMAGGFIYLGGGTALQKACGFDDSVDNMAAFLNAAMGPGADGARIADYCAGSVAHYDWLVGCGVPFKAEFFGEPGWEPMGDQGLMYSGGENAFPFNTIATPAPRGHIPQMSDKKQGELSAGFMLMKPLVDTATEAGARALYDVRAQRLVVASDGRVVGVVARRYGDDIAIRARRGVVLATGSFAYNDAMVAQYAPRIAGRPAASIEQHDGRAIQMAQALGADLAHMDATEVAIYADPQQLVRGILVNGRGQRYVAEDTYPGRIGQLTLYHQDNTAYLIIDGDAQEEAMASLSPQLMLRPPTWVADTVADLETQIGVAPGALQATVAAYNEGAARGVDPLLHKKAQWLRPIGSPLGAIDLSDSTGGFTLGGLATTLDGEVLHVSGTPIPGLFAAGRCSAGLAAWGYASGVSLGDGSFYGRRAGGRAARG, from the coding sequence ATGACCGCCGACGTGAGCCCGGTCGCGGAATCCGAGATCACCGGTTGGGACCACGAAGCCGACGTGGTCATCGCCGGGTACGGTGTGGCGGGCGCGGCCGCGGCCGTGGAGGCTGCGCGGGCCGACGCCGAGGTGTTGGTGTTGGAGCGCACCGGCTCCTGGGGTGGAGCCGCCGCAATGGCCGGTGGATTCATCTACCTCGGTGGCGGTACGGCTCTGCAGAAGGCCTGTGGTTTCGACGATTCGGTCGACAACATGGCGGCATTCCTCAATGCGGCGATGGGACCCGGTGCCGATGGGGCCCGGATCGCCGATTACTGCGCGGGCAGCGTCGCGCACTATGACTGGCTGGTCGGATGCGGGGTGCCCTTCAAGGCCGAGTTCTTCGGCGAGCCCGGTTGGGAGCCCATGGGCGACCAGGGTCTCATGTATTCCGGCGGCGAGAATGCGTTCCCGTTCAACACCATTGCCACTCCGGCGCCACGCGGGCACATCCCGCAGATGTCCGATAAGAAGCAGGGTGAACTCAGCGCCGGCTTCATGTTGATGAAGCCGTTGGTCGACACGGCGACGGAGGCCGGGGCCCGAGCCTTGTACGACGTTCGCGCACAACGCCTCGTCGTCGCATCCGACGGCCGGGTCGTCGGGGTGGTCGCACGTCGGTACGGCGATGACATCGCCATCCGGGCTCGCCGGGGCGTGGTGCTGGCGACAGGCAGTTTCGCGTACAACGATGCGATGGTGGCGCAGTATGCACCGCGCATCGCCGGGCGGCCCGCGGCGTCGATCGAACAGCACGACGGGCGCGCGATCCAGATGGCTCAGGCGCTGGGCGCCGATCTCGCCCACATGGACGCCACCGAGGTCGCCATCTACGCCGACCCCCAGCAGCTGGTGCGCGGCATCCTGGTCAATGGTCGCGGGCAACGCTACGTGGCCGAGGACACCTACCCGGGACGCATCGGCCAGCTCACCCTCTACCACCAGGACAACACGGCATACCTGATCATCGACGGGGATGCCCAGGAAGAGGCGATGGCCTCGCTGTCCCCCCAGCTCATGCTGCGGCCGCCGACGTGGGTCGCCGATACCGTCGCCGATCTGGAGACACAGATCGGCGTTGCCCCCGGCGCCCTGCAGGCCACGGTCGCGGCCTACAACGAGGGTGCGGCCCGCGGCGTGGACCCGCTGCTGCACAAGAAAGCCCAGTGGTTGAGGCCGATCGGCTCGCCGCTCGGCGCGATCGATCTGAGCGACAGCACCGGAGGGTTCACGCTCGGAGGGCTGGCCACCACCCTCGACGGCGAGGTCCTCCACGTCAGCGGCACACCCATTCCCGGGTTGTTCGCGGCGGGCCGCTGCTCAGCCGGTCTCGCGGCGTGGGGTTACGCCAGCGGCGTCTCCCTGGGTGACGGCAGTTTCTACGGGCGCCGCGCCGGGGGCCGTGCCGCTCGCGGCTGA
- a CDS encoding IclR family transcriptional regulator, which produces MTVTIDSPAPPADKATAETPSAVIDRVSLVLDAFDGPGRLTLAQIVRRTGLPRSSAHRMLERLVQLRWLRRSGRDYELGMRLIELGSLAVHQDRLHKAAIPMLHELHAATGLVVHLAVLEGSDVVYMEKVGNRLAAAIPTRVGGRQPAHCAAVGKAMLAFAENQTNDEQHTTPLSRRTKYSISTPAQLRSELLKVQAHGIAFDREESLPGFGCVAAPIGEPGEAVAAVSVCGPMGQMKFDQQLVAPVRMAAMGIWRAVEGGPQRVAPTLQQMRPLRGGPVAHPARRTSGLLPA; this is translated from the coding sequence ATGACCGTGACGATCGACAGCCCCGCACCGCCCGCCGACAAGGCAACTGCTGAGACGCCCAGTGCCGTCATCGACCGGGTGTCGCTGGTGTTGGATGCGTTCGACGGTCCCGGGCGCCTCACCCTCGCGCAGATCGTCCGCCGCACCGGTCTTCCCCGGTCCTCCGCCCACCGGATGCTGGAACGCCTGGTCCAGCTGCGCTGGCTTCGCCGCAGCGGCCGTGACTATGAATTGGGGATGCGGCTCATCGAACTGGGCTCGCTGGCCGTCCATCAGGACCGGCTCCACAAGGCAGCGATCCCGATGCTGCACGAGCTGCATGCAGCCACCGGCCTGGTCGTGCATCTGGCAGTCCTCGAGGGATCCGATGTCGTGTACATGGAAAAGGTCGGCAACCGGCTGGCTGCCGCCATCCCGACCCGGGTGGGTGGTCGCCAGCCTGCGCACTGCGCCGCGGTCGGCAAAGCCATGCTGGCCTTCGCCGAGAACCAGACCAACGACGAACAGCACACGACGCCCTTGTCGCGGCGAACCAAATACTCGATCTCGACACCCGCTCAGCTGCGCAGCGAACTGCTGAAGGTCCAAGCACACGGCATTGCGTTCGACCGCGAAGAATCGCTGCCCGGCTTCGGGTGTGTGGCCGCGCCCATCGGGGAGCCCGGTGAAGCGGTCGCCGCCGTGTCGGTGTGTGGGCCGATGGGCCAGATGAAGTTCGACCAGCAACTGGTCGCACCCGTGCGGATGGCGGCCATGGGGATCTGGCGCGCCGTCGAAGGCGGCCCGCAGCGAGTGGCACCGACGCTGCAACAGATGCGTCCGCTGCGCGGTGGCCCGGTCGCCCATCCGGCCCGCCGCACGTCCGGCCTGCTGCCGGCATGA
- a CDS encoding NADH:flavin oxidoreductase codes for MVALSPDPFSPAQLGPVQLRNRIVKAATSEGRSPDGRVTQDLLDFHRIFAEGGVGMTTVAYCCVSPEGASAPGQIVMNSDALPGLRALTDAVHGAGAGISAQLGHAGVVAPKKLTGVTAVAPSRFVNPTSFAYCREIRRDEIAAVIDHFGDAAQVAVAAGFDAVELHFGHLYLPSSFLSPLINRRKDEYGGDIDGRSRLVREIAQRVREVVGRRIAVVAKLDMDDGLPGSIWIDEALRTVALLDADATLDAIELTQGSSVYRPMYLFRGDVPVREFAKVMPPMMRPGVRVLGKRVMGSYPYEDLYMLSAARQFVPIMKNTKLILLGGITNRDHVETGMREGFEFVAMGRALLREPDLVNKMMADAGVRSRCNHNNKCMVTVFARTHCVLDTEQRYGAAEPMELPARSDVRS; via the coding sequence ATGGTTGCTCTCAGCCCGGATCCTTTCAGCCCCGCCCAATTGGGTCCCGTTCAGCTCCGGAACAGGATCGTCAAAGCCGCCACCTCAGAGGGCCGCTCGCCGGACGGTCGGGTCACCCAGGACCTCCTCGATTTCCACCGGATCTTCGCCGAGGGCGGCGTCGGGATGACCACGGTCGCCTACTGCTGCGTCTCGCCCGAGGGCGCCAGCGCTCCGGGACAGATTGTGATGAACAGCGATGCACTTCCCGGCTTGCGTGCGCTCACCGATGCCGTGCACGGCGCGGGCGCGGGGATCTCCGCACAGCTCGGCCACGCCGGTGTCGTCGCGCCGAAGAAACTCACGGGTGTCACTGCGGTCGCGCCGAGCCGATTCGTCAATCCGACCTCGTTCGCCTATTGCCGCGAGATTCGTCGTGACGAGATCGCGGCCGTGATCGATCATTTCGGTGATGCGGCTCAGGTCGCCGTGGCAGCCGGCTTCGATGCCGTCGAACTACATTTCGGCCATTTGTATCTGCCCAGTTCGTTTCTCAGCCCGTTGATCAACCGTCGCAAGGACGAGTACGGCGGTGATATCGACGGCCGGTCGCGATTGGTGCGTGAGATCGCCCAGCGGGTGCGGGAGGTGGTCGGGCGCCGCATCGCGGTGGTCGCCAAGCTGGATATGGATGACGGGTTGCCGGGCAGCATCTGGATCGATGAGGCCCTGCGCACCGTGGCGCTTCTGGACGCCGATGCCACCCTCGACGCCATCGAACTGACGCAGGGATCCTCGGTCTACCGTCCGATGTACCTGTTCCGCGGGGATGTGCCGGTGCGCGAGTTCGCGAAGGTGATGCCGCCGATGATGCGTCCGGGGGTGCGCGTCCTGGGCAAACGTGTGATGGGTAGCTATCCCTACGAGGATCTGTACATGCTTTCTGCGGCGCGGCAGTTCGTGCCGATCATGAAGAACACCAAGCTGATCCTGCTCGGCGGGATCACCAACCGCGATCACGTCGAGACCGGGATGCGAGAGGGTTTCGAGTTCGTCGCGATGGGGCGGGCGCTGCTTCGTGAACCGGATCTGGTCAACAAGATGATGGCCGACGCAGGGGTGCGGAGCCGATGCAACCACAACAACAAGTGCATGGTGACCGTCTTCGCGCGCACGCATTGCGTGCTGGACACCGAGCAGCGCTACGGAGCGGCCGAACCGATGGAACTGCCCGCCAGGAGCGACGTCAGATCGTGA
- a CDS encoding Dabb family protein: MFNVTRLIDVPESERERLRLVLERIAQNSPAVRHVVSPTLAGSRNGGDMLFHMRFRDRDEWMTVAADVDAALADPAITRINGVNYRGRPSVIADRPAGTVYRTLLLRAASDIEPEVLLRFEADLKRLPGHVSTISAWQLSRPDQVVGTSAWTHVFEQEFSDADGIMGAYLMHPIHWAVVDQWFDPECPKVIVRERVCHSFCADPGQVLR, from the coding sequence ATGTTTAACGTCACCCGCCTCATCGACGTCCCCGAGAGCGAACGCGAGCGTCTGCGACTCGTCCTGGAGCGCATCGCGCAGAACAGCCCCGCCGTCCGACATGTGGTGTCCCCGACCTTGGCGGGCAGCCGAAACGGTGGAGATATGCTGTTCCACATGCGATTCCGTGACCGCGATGAGTGGATGACAGTCGCCGCCGACGTCGACGCCGCGCTGGCCGACCCGGCGATCACCCGAATCAACGGGGTCAACTACCGCGGCCGCCCCTCCGTGATCGCCGACCGTCCCGCCGGGACCGTGTACCGCACCCTGCTGCTGCGCGCAGCGTCAGACATCGAACCCGAGGTGCTGTTGCGCTTCGAAGCCGATCTGAAACGGCTACCGGGACACGTCTCCACGATCAGCGCCTGGCAATTGAGTCGACCCGATCAGGTCGTCGGCACCTCGGCATGGACCCATGTCTTCGAACAGGAGTTCAGCGATGCCGACGGCATCATGGGCGCCTATTTGATGCACCCGATCCACTGGGCCGTCGTCGACCAGTGGTTCGACCCTGAATGCCCCAAAGTCATTGTCCGCGAACGTGTTTGCCACAGTTTCTGTGCGGACCCCGGCCAGGTGCTGCGCTGA